Proteins encoded in a region of the Patescibacteria group bacterium genome:
- a CDS encoding FAD/NAD(P)-binding protein has protein sequence MLNEYKTYNCKILKIDTESIGSKTFTLSLPYKGFLFEPGQYVMASLPGFGEAIFGIASNMENKKSMQITVRKVGTLTSELHNKKIGDIIGIRGPYGHAFPIDLAKGKNVLLVAGGIGIPPLRPVILDAVKYPKKYKKVYIFYGCRDESLLNYTKEYKEWKNVCDLSITLDNPETKKYRKGVVTTLFDLKNIPADAVAFMCGPPIMYKFVIQKLIAKGLKPENIFVSLERHIDCGQGVCQHCAIGTKYVCKDGPVFSYAELKDFKSWLGPI, from the coding sequence ATGTTAAACGAATACAAGACCTACAATTGTAAAATTCTAAAGATAGATACAGAGAGTATTGGTTCCAAGACCTTTACTTTAAGTTTGCCTTACAAAGGTTTTTTATTTGAGCCAGGACAATATGTTATGGCTTCACTCCCAGGGTTTGGTGAGGCGATTTTTGGAATTGCATCAAACATGGAAAATAAAAAGTCCATGCAAATAACTGTTAGAAAAGTAGGAACATTAACTTCAGAACTGCATAATAAGAAAATAGGGGATATAATTGGCATTCGCGGTCCATATGGCCATGCTTTTCCAATTGATTTGGCTAAAGGTAAAAATGTGCTTTTGGTGGCTGGCGGCATTGGCATTCCACCGTTGCGACCAGTAATTTTGGATGCTGTAAAATATCCGAAAAAATATAAGAAGGTCTATATTTTTTATGGCTGTCGTGATGAGAGTTTGTTGAATTATACAAAAGAGTATAAAGAGTGGAAAAATGTTTGCGATTTAAGTATAACTTTGGATAATCCTGAAACTAAAAAGTACCGTAAAGGAGTGGTAACAACATTGTTTGATTTAAAAAATATTCCCGCAGATGCCGTAGCTTTCATGTGTGGTCCGCCGATAATGTATAAATTTGTTATCCAGAAATTGATTGCCAAAGGATTAAAACCAGAAAATATTTTTGTCTCTTTGGAGCGCCATATTGATTGCGGACAAGGCGTTTGCCAGCACTGCGCTATTGGCACAAAATATGTGTGCAAAGATGGGCCGGTTTTTTCTTATGCGGAACTTAAGGATTTTAAAAGTTGGCTTGGTCCGATTTAA